The following are encoded in a window of Cydia strobilella chromosome 1, ilCydStro3.1, whole genome shotgun sequence genomic DNA:
- the LOC134747568 gene encoding pancreatic triacylglycerol lipase-like, whose protein sequence is MECPNENITFWLYTRVNEDKPHQVQAMDADSITSAPWVADAPVKILIHGYTGYKDYSPSKEIRPAYMKCCNYNVISVDYNPIAREPCYFQAAQNTELVGKCTAQLIDQLVTEHGFDLKKFHIIGFSLGGQTAGLTANFLTSGKLERISALDPAMPLFVTEDKNKKVDSGDAKYVDCLHTNSLEKGKLETCGMSDWFPNGGLTQPGCLPTKEQTKSGCDHARAPAYYAESITTEVGFYGTKCHSWFSYMIGWCNGRSDDDELYGEWMSLNASGLYFFATNSESPYARGRNKKQSSRSIFKR, encoded by the exons ATGGAATGCCCCAacgaaaatattacattttggCTCTACACGAG GGTTAACGAAGACAAGCCGCATCAAGTACAAGCCATGGACGCAGACTCCATCACATCGGCGCCGTGGGTCGCGGACGCTCCTGTCAAGATCCTCATCCACGGGTACACAGGCTACAAGGACTATTCGCCAAGCAAGGAAATACGACCAG CGTACATGAAATGCTGCAACTACAACGTAATTAGCGTCGACTACAACCCCATCGCGCGCGAGCCGTGCTACTTCCAGGCCGCACAGAACACAGAACTGGTCGGCAAGTGCACGGCCCAACTCATCGACCAGCTGGTGACCGAACACGGCTTCGATTTGAAGAAGTTCCACATCATCGGTTTCAGTCTTGGAGGACAAACGGCTGGATTGACTGCAAACTTTTTGACAAGTGGGAAATTGGAAAGGATATCCG CCCTTGATCCAGCCATGCCCTTGTTTGTCACCGAAGATAAGAATAAAAAG GTGGACTCTGGTGACGCTAAGTACGTGGATTGCCTGCACACCAACTCGCTGGAGAAGGGCAAGTTAGAAACCTGCGGCATGTCTGACTGGTTCCCCAACGGAGGGCTCACCCAGCCTGGTTGTTTGCCTACAAAGGAACAGA CTAAGTCAGGCTGCGACCACGCAAGAGCTCCGGCATATTACGCGGAATCCATAACTACCGAGGTCGGCTTCTACGGTACCAAATGCCACTCGTGGTTCTCCTACATGATAGGGTGGTGCAACGGACGGTCTGATGACGACGAGCTGTATGGAGAATGGATGTCACTCAA cGCTTCGGGCCTTTACTTCTTCGCGACGAACTCCGAGTCACCGTACGCTCGTGGCCGCAATAAGAAACAGTCATCCAGAAGTATTTTCAAGCGATAG